One segment of Yersinia kristensenii DNA contains the following:
- a CDS encoding LexA family transcriptional regulator, translated as MTNISSGCNLLLMVENETKYDDFAARLNSLMSKHEISVSSLAKLSGVSYEMARRYTLGTAKPRDEKMLKIADHLNVSPAFLDYGTMTGRDTEADSKVVKLRQLEVFASAGHGYINNEFPAVISSIEIPEDKIYELFGRKSLDGIHLMNVDGDSMMPTLHPRDLLFIDTKIDHFNGDGVYVFNFEDSTFVKRLQKVKGRRLSVLSDNDKYPPFFIEANEMNELYFFGKLIKHLPLKFNDFS; from the coding sequence ATGACTAATATTAGTAGCGGTTGTAATCTTCTACTCATGGTAGAAAATGAAACTAAGTACGATGATTTCGCGGCACGTCTGAACTCACTGATGAGCAAGCATGAAATCAGCGTCAGTAGCCTGGCAAAGCTAAGTGGTGTCTCTTATGAGATGGCGCGGCGCTATACCTTGGGTACCGCTAAGCCGCGAGATGAGAAGATGCTGAAGATTGCGGATCACTTGAACGTTTCTCCAGCGTTCCTAGATTACGGAACCATGACTGGGAGAGATACAGAAGCTGACTCGAAAGTAGTAAAACTAAGGCAACTTGAAGTTTTCGCCTCAGCTGGTCATGGCTATATCAACAATGAATTTCCCGCAGTGATAAGCTCTATTGAAATACCTGAAGATAAAATATATGAGCTATTTGGCCGTAAGTCATTGGATGGAATACATTTAATGAATGTTGATGGTGACAGTATGATGCCAACTCTGCACCCACGCGATTTACTGTTTATTGACACAAAAATAGATCACTTCAATGGTGATGGTGTTTATGTGTTCAATTTCGAAGACTCAACATTCGTCAAGCGACTGCAAAAGGTGAAAGGGAGACGATTATCAGTTCTTTCTGATAACGACAAATATCCACCTTTTTTCATTGAAGCCAATGAAATGAATGAACTTTATTTTTTCGGTAAACTTATAAAGCACTTACCCCTCAAGTTTAACGACTTCTCTTAG
- a CDS encoding excisionase: MISLDCIPISAYCITTGETVEAINKRVQRGVWREGKQVLKVGGVKERWIDLTEVSKWARGDRQSSQGA, encoded by the coding sequence ATGATTAGTCTCGATTGCATCCCCATTAGTGCGTATTGCATTACCACCGGGGAGACGGTTGAAGCCATCAATAAGCGGGTTCAGCGTGGAGTCTGGCGTGAGGGCAAGCAGGTTTTAAAAGTTGGTGGTGTTAAAGAACGTTGGATTGATCTTACGGAGGTTTCAAAGTGGGCGAGAGGGGATCGGCAAAGCTCCCAAGGGGCATAA
- a CDS encoding integrase — protein MARQTKPLSVKEIESAKPKEADYVLYDGDGLELLIKSSGSKIWQFRYIRPVTKKRAKKSIGPYPSVTLADARSYRAEARVLLAKQIDPQEHHQEQLRSSLEAKTNTFQLVAERWWNVKKASVTKDYAEDIWRSLERDVLPAIGDISITDIKAHTLVQAVQPVQARGALETVRRLCQRINEVMVYAQNTGLIDAVPSVNIGKAFEKPQKKNMPSIRPDQLPQLMQTMRTANIILPTRCLFMWQLLTITRPAEAAEARWEEVDLEAREWKIPAARMKMNRDHTVPLSDEAMAVLEMMKPLSGNREFIFPSRIKPNQPMNSQTVNASLKRAGFGGVLVSHGLRSIASTALNEQGFPPDVIEAALAHVDKNEVRRAYNRSDYLEQRRPMMQWWADFVNAADSGSIIEGGMKGMRLVG, from the coding sequence ATGGCAAGACAAACCAAACCTTTATCCGTCAAAGAAATCGAATCCGCCAAACCCAAGGAAGCGGACTACGTTCTCTATGATGGCGATGGCCTTGAGCTACTCATCAAATCAAGTGGCAGTAAAATCTGGCAGTTTCGCTACATACGCCCAGTCACCAAGAAGCGTGCGAAGAAGAGCATCGGCCCCTATCCGTCAGTCACACTTGCCGATGCTCGAAGCTACCGGGCAGAGGCTCGCGTTCTCCTCGCAAAACAAATCGATCCGCAGGAGCATCACCAAGAACAGCTGCGCAGTTCGCTTGAAGCCAAAACCAACACTTTCCAACTCGTAGCTGAACGTTGGTGGAATGTGAAGAAAGCCAGTGTGACCAAGGACTACGCAGAGGATATCTGGCGCTCGCTGGAGAGAGACGTTTTACCAGCGATTGGCGATATCAGTATTACAGATATTAAAGCTCATACACTGGTTCAGGCCGTTCAACCGGTTCAGGCCAGAGGAGCTCTGGAAACCGTCCGTCGCCTGTGCCAACGAATCAATGAGGTCATGGTTTATGCTCAAAACACAGGCCTGATTGATGCTGTCCCCAGCGTCAATATTGGCAAGGCATTCGAGAAGCCTCAGAAAAAGAACATGCCAAGTATCCGTCCAGACCAGCTACCACAACTCATGCAGACAATGCGTACCGCCAACATTATCCTACCAACACGATGCCTGTTTATGTGGCAACTTCTTACTATCACCCGCCCTGCTGAAGCAGCTGAAGCCCGCTGGGAAGAGGTAGACTTAGAAGCGCGAGAGTGGAAGATTCCTGCAGCACGCATGAAAATGAACCGCGACCATACTGTTCCATTGTCAGATGAAGCAATGGCTGTTCTGGAAATGATGAAGCCGTTAAGCGGCAACCGGGAGTTTATCTTTCCTAGCCGTATCAAACCCAACCAGCCAATGAATAGCCAGACCGTTAACGCATCGCTAAAACGTGCAGGTTTTGGTGGGGTGCTTGTTTCACACGGACTGCGATCTATTGCTAGTACGGCCCTTAATGAACAGGGTTTTCCACCTGACGTTATTGAAGCGGCATTGGCCCATGTGGATAAGAATGAGGTACGTCGCGCTTATAACCGCAGCGACTATCTTGAGCAACGTCGTCCGATGATGCAGTGGTGGGCAGATTTTGTTAACGCGGCAGATAGTGGCAGTATTATTGAAGGGGGGATGAAAGGAATGCGGCTCGTAGGATGA
- a CDS encoding YmfL family putative regulatory protein codes for MDNKDFPTQPDISDAIHQLITQTPGKYGAMAKQLCPLSGTENALRNRVRQLAGQVVPLGMAVEMESISGRSDITEAMCKRAGGVFVKLPEVNDIGNDELLIKFNDLLVALGDFGRAHNEFTSDGILDRDETKRLKAKGYKAQSIIAEIVAVTVMLWGDAPVCGTEASGALTKRVE; via the coding sequence GTGGATAACAAAGACTTTCCAACTCAGCCGGATATTAGCGACGCGATACACCAGCTGATCACTCAGACGCCGGGCAAGTATGGCGCGATGGCTAAACAGTTATGTCCACTGTCCGGTACCGAGAATGCGCTTCGTAACCGGGTACGGCAGCTGGCGGGGCAGGTAGTGCCGCTGGGGATGGCAGTAGAAATGGAATCAATCTCTGGCCGTTCCGACATTACCGAAGCCATGTGCAAGCGAGCTGGTGGTGTGTTTGTGAAGCTGCCGGAAGTGAATGACATTGGCAACGACGAGCTACTGATCAAATTTAACGATCTGCTGGTGGCTTTGGGAGATTTTGGCCGTGCTCATAACGAATTTACATCAGATGGCATTTTAGATCGTGATGAAACTAAGCGGCTGAAAGCTAAGGGGTATAAAGCGCAGTCGATTATTGCAGAGATTGTGGCGGTGACGGTGATGTTATGGGGTGACGCCCCAGTGTGCGGCACTGAGGCGTCGGGTGCATTAACTAAACGTGTGGAGTAA
- a CDS encoding polyphosphate kinase, producing MLSKDKLKYPTEITDEQLRYLITAFENNMTEFYPVGREAEIARQLLSLRERVAILELEPTYNGMTAQELFAHSKELAQQLAALKQQKPTGQVISCNGNKTLGWINDAPEGTLLFTAAKPAEIPRHIYSMLVNELRDIPAIGCKRELIISVLNRHGVIAEPVQCDPPATE from the coding sequence ATGCTGAGTAAAGATAAGCTGAAATATCCAACGGAGATAACTGACGAGCAGCTCCGGTACCTGATTACCGCTTTCGAAAATAATATGACGGAGTTTTACCCTGTTGGTCGAGAGGCGGAGATAGCACGACAACTGCTATCACTGCGTGAGCGAGTCGCTATATTGGAGCTGGAGCCTACTTATAACGGAATGACAGCACAAGAGTTGTTTGCTCATAGCAAGGAGTTGGCACAGCAACTTGCGGCTCTGAAACAGCAGAAACCCACCGGCCAAGTTATTAGCTGTAACGGCAATAAAACCCTCGGTTGGATTAATGACGCGCCAGAGGGCACCTTGCTATTCACAGCAGCCAAGCCAGCAGAAATACCACGCCATATTTACTCAATGCTGGTAAATGAATTGCGCGATATACCAGCGATCGGCTGTAAGCGGGAATTAATTATTAGTGTATTAAACCGTCATGGCGTTATCGCTGAGCCGGTGCAGTGTGATCCACCAGCAACAGAATGA
- a CDS encoding site-specific integrase — protein sequence MGERGSAKLPRGITVRSHKTGQTINITFTYKGVKCREPLSNIEVTPKNIKYAERLLGEIHNRIERGTFNYADQFPRSVRLNVFGNNQSSKHIKKYLDEYISICESRKLSPATIAGYKKCLSALSSLHEVNVSDLTPAIVKNWIQGQKVALKTIRNRLSFLGSAIDEAVTDGLLPANPVSLVSASRYQGEDVRSESEYVVDPLSPDEAKAILSTAMNAQWENLFRFALHTGMRSSELCAIRWQDLDLVGNTAHVITASVEGVIKGTKTKAGRRKIELDSDALLAVKNQKPFTFMLNKYVFHDPKTNEAWTGADAIRKKAWIPTLKRAGVRYRNPYQTRHTFATMHISQGANLFWLAGQMGHKGPEMLFRHYGSFLKEYSGMTEEVHQRSRTGYAPEK from the coding sequence GTGGGCGAGAGGGGATCGGCAAAGCTCCCAAGGGGCATAACTGTTCGTAGTCACAAGACTGGGCAGACAATCAATATCACTTTTACATATAAAGGGGTTAAGTGCCGTGAACCCCTTTCTAATATCGAAGTAACACCAAAAAATATCAAATATGCAGAAAGGCTGTTGGGTGAAATACATAACAGAATAGAACGAGGCACATTTAATTATGCCGACCAATTTCCCCGTTCTGTCCGATTAAACGTATTCGGTAATAACCAAAGCTCAAAGCACATTAAAAAATATTTAGACGAATACATTTCAATTTGTGAAAGCCGCAAATTATCACCTGCTACGATCGCCGGTTATAAGAAGTGCTTGAGCGCCCTATCCAGCCTACATGAAGTTAATGTCTCTGATCTTACGCCCGCAATTGTTAAAAATTGGATACAAGGGCAAAAGGTAGCGCTGAAAACTATCCGCAATAGATTATCATTTTTAGGCTCTGCAATAGATGAAGCGGTAACGGATGGCTTGCTGCCAGCTAACCCTGTTTCTCTTGTTTCAGCATCCCGCTACCAGGGCGAAGATGTCAGATCAGAAAGTGAATATGTGGTTGATCCGCTTTCACCTGATGAAGCGAAAGCCATTCTATCCACGGCGATGAATGCTCAATGGGAAAACCTTTTTAGATTTGCTTTGCATACTGGAATGAGAAGTTCAGAACTCTGCGCGATACGGTGGCAAGATCTCGATCTCGTCGGCAATACAGCCCATGTAATAACGGCCAGTGTTGAAGGGGTAATTAAGGGAACGAAGACTAAGGCGGGGCGAAGAAAAATAGAATTAGATTCTGATGCATTATTAGCTGTCAAAAATCAAAAACCATTTACATTTATGCTCAACAAGTATGTTTTCCATGATCCGAAAACGAATGAGGCTTGGACCGGTGCTGATGCGATCAGAAAAAAAGCATGGATACCAACTTTAAAAAGGGCTGGCGTCCGGTACCGGAATCCCTATCAGACCAGACATACATTTGCCACGATGCATATTAGCCAGGGCGCGAATTTATTCTGGTTAGCAGGACAAATGGGCCACAAGGGGCCGGAGATGCTTTTCAGGCATTATGGTTCGTTCCTGAAGGAATACAGTGGGATGACTGAGGAAGTACACCAAAGGAGCCGCACAGGATACGCGCCAGAAAAATAA
- a CDS encoding transcriptional regulator — translation MSSKCKNITDRAIRAVGSLSRVSRAFEFKSVQSVANWIINNQVPADRVIQLCAMGKWEVTPHELRPDIYPNPRDGMPQTDAA, via the coding sequence ATGTCCAGTAAATGCAAAAACATCACTGACCGGGCAATTAGAGCTGTTGGCTCATTGTCTCGCGTATCTCGGGCTTTCGAGTTCAAGTCTGTTCAGTCCGTCGCTAATTGGATTATCAATAACCAAGTACCTGCTGACCGGGTAATCCAACTCTGCGCCATGGGAAAGTGGGAAGTGACACCTCATGAATTGCGCCCAGATATCTATCCAAATCCTCGTGATGGTATGCCGCAGACGGATGCAGCTTAA
- a CDS encoding YfdQ family protein — MSQQLDSSAITQIRDMVLTSIIEKQLSSTACDTIALPAGVAVKSLEQFNLERYRFRGVMETSSIDEYVKYSSGYAGDGVRCFIDADEMRAETIFNIGTLENPGHADNTASLSLKKTAPFRELLNIDGRKQTQKELAEWLEDYREFLLAFDADGVVLDIKKAVGAVRRITIEQTSSADHEDQDFSAKRSVMESVEAKSKDVMPAAFEFKCIPYEGLSERRFKLRYSILTGGNVPVLVLRIVQLEAEEEKIAVEFLELLTAKFKGVEVETFIGKFKA, encoded by the coding sequence ATGTCTCAACAATTAGATTCATCAGCCATCACCCAAATTCGCGATATGGTTTTAACTTCAATTATTGAAAAACAATTATCTTCCACAGCTTGCGATACCATTGCATTACCTGCTGGTGTTGCCGTTAAAAGTCTTGAGCAATTTAATCTAGAGCGTTACCGCTTTCGTGGTGTAATGGAAACCAGCAGTATTGATGAGTATGTAAAATATTCATCTGGCTATGCGGGTGACGGTGTTCGCTGCTTTATTGATGCAGATGAAATGCGCGCAGAAACCATCTTCAATATTGGCACGCTGGAAAATCCCGGCCATGCCGATAACACCGCCAGCCTGTCTCTCAAGAAAACCGCCCCATTCCGTGAACTGCTTAATATTGATGGTCGCAAACAGACTCAGAAAGAACTTGCTGAATGGTTGGAAGATTACCGTGAGTTCCTGCTGGCCTTTGATGCTGATGGCGTGGTACTGGATATAAAGAAAGCTGTTGGTGCAGTTCGACGCATTACCATCGAACAAACCAGCTCTGCTGATCATGAAGACCAAGATTTCAGCGCTAAACGATCTGTAATGGAAAGTGTTGAAGCCAAAAGCAAAGATGTCATGCCCGCAGCATTTGAATTTAAATGTATTCCCTATGAGGGATTAAGCGAACGCCGTTTTAAATTACGCTATAGCATTCTCACTGGTGGCAATGTTCCCGTTTTAGTATTGCGTATTGTTCAATTAGAAGCGGAAGAAGAAAAGATTGCCGTAGAGTTTCTTGAATTGCTTACTGCTAAATTTAAAGGCGTCGAAGTTGAAACCTTTATTGGTAAATTCAAAGCGTAA
- a CDS encoding ClpX C4-type zinc finger protein yields the protein MDIGGVNEKGNAKVFCSFCEKPSEELTYLVASKFAAICSDCIALSVKIIADKANQNTAEKSEIVNFDREISQKTITVRFEKGQPIDQVTLDGFEKLASYVKDWVDRRIEAERTPKQSQPDRVCQHCFSLSIRKQV from the coding sequence ATGGACATTGGCGGAGTGAATGAAAAAGGTAATGCGAAAGTCTTTTGCTCTTTCTGCGAAAAGCCCAGCGAAGAACTCACCTATCTGGTAGCGAGTAAGTTCGCAGCGATATGTTCTGATTGCATCGCCTTATCTGTGAAAATAATTGCTGATAAGGCGAATCAGAATACCGCCGAAAAGTCTGAAATTGTTAATTTTGATCGGGAAATTTCACAGAAGACAATAACGGTTCGATTTGAGAAAGGGCAACCGATAGACCAAGTTACCCTTGATGGTTTTGAAAAGCTTGCTAGTTATGTGAAGGATTGGGTTGATCGGCGAATAGAAGCTGAGCGTACGCCGAAGCAATCTCAACCGGATCGGGTTTGTCAGCACTGCTTTTCTTTATCGATTCGAAAGCAAGTTTAG